DNA sequence from the Pedobacter schmidteae genome:
CTGTCCCATTCTTACCGTTCCTACCGGGCACAACGGTTTCAGCATTAGTGCAAAAACTAAATGAATCGCTTATGAAAAACTTTACTCAAAACGTCAAAATCATCCTTAATTTTTTTCCTTACCTGCTTAAAAAGATTTATTTTAAACAGTAATAGCTGGCAAAAGGCATCTATATTTGCATAGATGTTTACAGACACCAACAGCCCACTTCAACAATTAAAGAGTTTTTCTGAGTCACAAGTGCTGGTCAAAAGAGATGATCTGATTGACCCATACGTGTCGGGAAACAAATGGCGTAAGCTAAAATACATTTTAGCCAATGCTGTAGCGAACCAGAAAACGGAATTGGTAACCTTTGGTGGAGCTTATTCCAATCATTTGGTGGCCACCGCAGCTGCCTGTGCAAAGCAAGGCCTAAAAAGTACTGCCTTTGTGCGTGGGGACGAAAAAGAATGTCTGCAAAACGAAATGCTCATGCTATGTCGGCTGTTTGGTATGCAGTTGATTTATACCGACAGGCAAAGCTATAGGAATAAAGCACTATTATTTGAAACTCATTTTGGCAAAAATAAAGATGCCATTTTTGTAGATGAAGGTGGCGCTAGCCCCGAGGCCGTTAAAGGTTGTGCAGAGATCATTGCCGAACTGCCTGCTGATGTGGATCATTTGTTTTGCGCCGCAGGAACAGGAACTACTGCCGCAGGATTGCTTACCGGTATCTATCAACTCGGATTAAAAACACAACTTCATGTGATACCCGTTTTAAAAGGCGGAGATTTTATCGCTACCGAAATTGAAAAATATACTGGTCGCACCGACCAGCTTTTGCTACACACCGGGTACCATTTTGGCGGTTATGCAAAAACATCTCCCCTTTTAATTGATTTCATTAAAAAATTTACCGCCACAGAAGGCTTGCTGATTGATCCGGTATATACAGGAAAAATGTTTTACGCCCTTCAGCATTTGTCGACAACCCAATATTTTAAACCAACTGATAAAATTGTGGCTTTGCATACCGGAGGCCTGCTTGGCCTGATGGGAATGAAAGCTTTATTCTAGCCTATTGACATTGTCAAAGATATGATTACCTTTGCGGCAATTATCCTTATTTAGACTTATAATAAATAATAAGGTAAAAGGGGAATCGAAGACAATCAAAATTTATATGGGTAAAATTTTTACAATTTTAGGATTTGTGTATTTTTTTAGTTTAACTGCAAACGCGCAGACACTTAAGGGTACCATATATGATAAAACCAATAAGCTCAGCATTCCCGGAGCCAGTATTCTGATTAAGGAAAGGCCCAAAGCCGGGGTAATGGCCGATGGTAAAGGAAACTTTAGTATCGATATCAATCAAGGCGAAACGCTCCTGGTTAAAATAGTAGGTTACAAACCATTTCAAAAATCATATGCTTCAATTCCTGCGGGTCACCAGGACATCTATCTGGAACCTGGTCTGGCTTTAGATGAAATCATGATTACCGCCAGTCTGGCCAATTCAAGGAGTAAAAAAGCCATCGGAACCAATATAGATCATATTGACGCAGCAGCTGTAGTGGCCACCAGCAATCCATCTTCATTGGCCGATTTGGTAAATGGACGCATCAGTGGTGCACAGGTATACAACACAAATGGAAAAGTGGGCATGCCTATCCGGTTTGACATCCGTTCGGCAGCTACATTTAGCATGGAGCGCGATCCTTTGATTTTTATAGACGGCGTACGCTACAACAATGGCAATACTGCTGATGTAAACTCTTCTCAGGAGGCTATGAGCGCATTGAACGATTTACCGATGAATGATATTGCGTCTATTGACGTCATCAAAGGCCCCGCAGCAGCTGCGTCTTATGGCGCCGAAGCGGCCAATGGTGTTATAATTATTCAAACCAAACGCGGCTTAAGTGATAAAAAAGGCATCTCAATAAATGCCAAATATACTGGCGGCTTTAGCGAATTGGCCAACAAATATGATCAGTATGTAAACAACGATGCATTGAATAACTTTTTTGTACGAGGCGCACAAAATCAGTTTTACGCCAACTTATCAGCACAATTTGATGCATCAAACAGCTTGTTCTTTTCTGCCAACTCAAACAGAACGGCAGGTACCATACCGGGCAATCAAGATAATAGACAAACTTTTCGTGCTGGGTATGACCTGACAAAAGATCGTTTTAAACTCGCATTCAGTGCAGGATATGTAAAAGGAAAACTAGGTATCCCGCAATCCGCATCCGGACGTGACGATGCCATCTGGAATTTAATGCGCGATCAGACTCCCTGGCCCTTCATTTCAGAAGAAAGCTGGAGAGCCATTCAAAAAAGTTATGCCAACGACCGCTTTACCGGTAGCTTAAAACTAAATTATACCTTTCCCTTAGGCATTAAAATGGAGACATTGGTAGGTTTAGACCTGAATAATATTGAAGGCTTAAATTACCTTCCTTATGGTTTCCTGCAAGGAACCAATACTACAGGCAGCAAGCAAATCAGCGACCGGCGCAACCAGAATATGAACTGGGATGTTAAGCTTTCACGTAACTTTGTACTGGACAGTAAATGGCAGTTAAACCTCTCCATGTTATCACAGTTAACACAAGCCAAAGAACGTGTAAATGGAATTAGTGTAAGAGGCTTTGCTATACCTGGCATCAGCAATATTTCATCTGCATCAGAGATTCTGGGTACAACAGATACTGATTTTGAAAAACGAACGCACGGTATCTATGGTGAAGCATTTTTGAGCTATAACAACCAACTGTTTATCAACGCCGGACTTAGAAGAGATGTTTCTAATATGATTGGACGCAACGTTGCCAGCATCTGGTACCCTACTGTCAGTGTAGCCTACAACATTAACCAATTGGATTTCCTAAAAGGAAAGGTAGACGAATGGAAATTAAGGGCTGCATATGGCGAATCGGGCCGTTTGCCATACCCCAACGATGCACAAACGGCATATTTAGTAGAGAACTCGTCATTTGGCACCCTGATAAAACCCCTGCGGAAGGGCAATCCTGATATCAAGCCTGAGAGAACAGGAGAATTTGAACTGGGCACAGACATCAGCATTTTCAAACAACGTCTTTCTTTTACTTACTATCAACAAAATACCCGTGATGCTATTGTTTATACCACCCTGTTGCCTTCATTAGGCTGGCCGTCCACTTTAAGCGGAGATTATCCTGAAAATGTGGGTAAAATAAGAGGTAAAGGGATAGAAATATCTTACAACAGTAGAATATTCACCAGCGGAAACCAAAAACATAGCTTAGACTTTTTCGCAATTTTCAATCATCAGTCTAACAAGGTAATTAATTCCGGTGGCAAGGATATTGTGAGTACGGTAAATCTGATCCGTGAAGGATTACCAGCCTTTTCATTTTATACCGGAGTTTCGGAAGGAGCTGTTTTTAACAGCAGCGGCGTATATACCGGGGCAAAAGAAAGTGCAGCGCAGGTATTGGGCAAGCCATTTCCTACCTATAATGGATCTTTTGGCTTCAATCTTCAGCTGGTTAGCAATCTTCGTTTGCAATCTTTATTTACCTATTCGCAAGGTGCAAAAGTATACAACATCTCCAACAGAAATGTGGCCAGTCAGGGTAACAACTACAAAATTAGTGAAGATTTAAAAGCAAAACTTGCCACACAAACTCCTGGAGCTGCAGATTATATCGCTACAGCAAACGAACTATCGAAATATGCAGGTCCGCGTGGCAATTTTATTGAGAAGGCCGACTTCATCAGACTTAGTAACTTAACCATTTCTTACGATCTGGGCAGCTGGGCAAAGAAACAAACCAATGGCATCCTAAAAAATTGTATGCTTTCAATAACCGGTAATAACCTTTGGTTGAAAACCAATTATGGAGGCATTGAGCCCCAGATTGACTCTCAGGGTGGTAGCAAAAGAACCAGAGGTATCAGCTATCTGTCGTCGGACTGGACAGCTGTTCCGGCACCGCGCAGCTATGCATTTAGTTTAAATATTGGATTTTAATCAGGTCTGTTGATGGACTTTTATCATAAAATTATGTTAGTTAAAACAAAAAAATTCTGGAGAACAGGTATAGTTTTAGTCGCCACAATACTCTTGTCATCATGTGATAAATGGGTAAACGACACCAAATTACCAGATAATACAATTGATGAGACACAGTTGAATAACATACAAATGCTGGGGCGTATAGACAAGGGTGTATATGTGAACGGGCCTATCATTGCCGGTGTATGGCGGGCAGGAGCTACTTCTGCTGCCGACCTGCTTGTGGCATCCGGTGCTATTACAGATGAGATCAGTTCCACAGCTGTTCCCAACTCTCCATTCTATAAAGAGCTGGATGAGGACAAATTGAGTCCGGACAACACATCATTGTTCAGTGTGTGGTCTAACGTTCAAAACTATCGTGCGCGTGCCGAAGATGCCATACGCATAGCAGAGGCCTTAAACCCAACCGAGGCCGACCTGATT
Encoded proteins:
- a CDS encoding 1-aminocyclopropane-1-carboxylate deaminase/D-cysteine desulfhydrase, whose product is MFTDTNSPLQQLKSFSESQVLVKRDDLIDPYVSGNKWRKLKYILANAVANQKTELVTFGGAYSNHLVATAAACAKQGLKSTAFVRGDEKECLQNEMLMLCRLFGMQLIYTDRQSYRNKALLFETHFGKNKDAIFVDEGGASPEAVKGCAEIIAELPADVDHLFCAAGTGTTAAGLLTGIYQLGLKTQLHVIPVLKGGDFIATEIEKYTGRTDQLLLHTGYHFGGYAKTSPLLIDFIKKFTATEGLLIDPVYTGKMFYALQHLSTTQYFKPTDKIVALHTGGLLGLMGMKALF
- a CDS encoding TonB-dependent receptor domain-containing protein produces the protein MGKIFTILGFVYFFSLTANAQTLKGTIYDKTNKLSIPGASILIKERPKAGVMADGKGNFSIDINQGETLLVKIVGYKPFQKSYASIPAGHQDIYLEPGLALDEIMITASLANSRSKKAIGTNIDHIDAAAVVATSNPSSLADLVNGRISGAQVYNTNGKVGMPIRFDIRSAATFSMERDPLIFIDGVRYNNGNTADVNSSQEAMSALNDLPMNDIASIDVIKGPAAAASYGAEAANGVIIIQTKRGLSDKKGISINAKYTGGFSELANKYDQYVNNDALNNFFVRGAQNQFYANLSAQFDASNSLFFSANSNRTAGTIPGNQDNRQTFRAGYDLTKDRFKLAFSAGYVKGKLGIPQSASGRDDAIWNLMRDQTPWPFISEESWRAIQKSYANDRFTGSLKLNYTFPLGIKMETLVGLDLNNIEGLNYLPYGFLQGTNTTGSKQISDRRNQNMNWDVKLSRNFVLDSKWQLNLSMLSQLTQAKERVNGISVRGFAIPGISNISSASEILGTTDTDFEKRTHGIYGEAFLSYNNQLFINAGLRRDVSNMIGRNVASIWYPTVSVAYNINQLDFLKGKVDEWKLRAAYGESGRLPYPNDAQTAYLVENSSFGTLIKPLRKGNPDIKPERTGEFELGTDISIFKQRLSFTYYQQNTRDAIVYTTLLPSLGWPSTLSGDYPENVGKIRGKGIEISYNSRIFTSGNQKHSLDFFAIFNHQSNKVINSGGKDIVSTVNLIREGLPAFSFYTGVSEGAVFNSSGVYTGAKESAAQVLGKPFPTYNGSFGFNLQLVSNLRLQSLFTYSQGAKVYNISNRNVASQGNNYKISEDLKAKLATQTPGAADYIATANELSKYAGPRGNFIEKADFIRLSNLTISYDLGSWAKKQTNGILKNCMLSITGNNLWLKTNYGGIEPQIDSQGGSKRTRGISYLSSDWTAVPAPRSYAFSLNIGF